The following proteins come from a genomic window of Triticum aestivum cultivar Chinese Spring chromosome 6A, IWGSC CS RefSeq v2.1, whole genome shotgun sequence:
- the LOC123131903 gene encoding bifunctional protein FolD 4, chloroplastic, which produces MASSILSDCSSCATSRLLPLRRALHPPTPRFRPSPGPAPLPRRPLLAAATPLPLLPRARRMAALAAAASSADPATVLADASAKIIDGKLVAKQIREEVGVEIARMKDAIGVVPGLAVILVGSRKDSQTYVRNKKRACDAVGIKSYEVNLPEDASEYEVIKHIATFNDDPSVHGILVQLPLPRHMNDENILNAVSIEKDVDGFHPVNIGRLAMQGRDPFFVPCTPKGCMELLHRSGVEIKGKRAVVIGRSNIVGTPAALLLQKANATVSIVHSKTKNPEEITRQADIIIAAVGVANLVRGSWIKPGAAIIDVGINPVDDPASPRGYRLVGDVCFEEASKVAGAITPVPGGVGPMTIAMLLSNTLDSAKRIHKFK; this is translated from the exons ATGGCGTCCTCCATACTCTCCGACTGCTCCTCCTGCGCGACCTCccgcctcctccccctccgccgcgccctccacccgccgacgccccgctTCCGCCCCTCCCCCGGCCCGGCCCCGTTGCCGAGGAggcctctcctcgccgccgccaccccgctcCCGCTCCTCCCCCGCGCGCGCCGCAtggccgcgctcgccgccgccgcctcttccgccgacCCAG CAACAGTTTTGGCCGATGCGTCTGCAAAGATCATCGACGGGAAGTTGGTGGCGAAGCAAATAAGAGAGGAGGTCGGCGTTGAGATCGCCCGGATGAAGGACGCGATCGGGGTGGTGCCTGGGCTGGCGGTCATCCTAGTCGGCTCGAGGAAGGATTCCCAGACCTACGTGCGGAACAAGAAGAGGGCCTGTGATGCGGTCGGTATCAAGTCGTATGAGGTCAATCTGCCAGAGGACGCTTCCGAGTACGAGGTCATCAAGCACATAGCAACCTTCAACGATGATCCGTCGGTGCATGGCATCTTGGTTCAGCTGCCCTTACCTCGC CATATGAACGACGAGAACATATTGAATGCTGTTAGTATTGAGAAGGACGTTGATGGCTTTCATCCAGTGAACATTGGACGGCTTGCGATGCAAGGTCGGGATCCATTCTTTGTTCCATGCACCCCTAAAGGATGCATGGAGCTGCTACACAGATCTGGAGTTGAAATAAAAGGGAAGAGAGCTGTTGTAATTGGAAGGAGCAATATTGTGGGGACACCTGCTGCTTTACTCTTACAA AAAGCAAATGCAACTGTGAGTATTGTACATTCAAAAACCAAGAACCCCGAGGAAATAACAAGACAAGCAGACATTATAATCGCGGCTGTTGGAGTTGCTAACCTGGTCAGAGGGAGTTGGATAAAGCCTGGAGCTGCTATTATTGATGTTGGCATCAATCCGGTTGAT GATCCAGCAAGTCCTCGAGGTTACCGGCTAGTTGGAGATGTCTGCTTTGAGGAGGCCTCCAAGGTTGCAGGAGCCATCACACCAGTTCCCGGCGGTGTCGGGCCAATGACAATTGCGATGCTTCTGTCGAACACACTGGATTCAGCAAAAAGAATCCACAAATTCAAGTAA